The Amphiura filiformis chromosome 13, Afil_fr2py, whole genome shotgun sequence genome segment CAGGCTTTTGGCATAATATCTGTCGCAACAGCAGTGTATGCTCTCTGTACGTTGGGATAGATTGGACATTAGTGATCGTCTGTATTGGTCAGCAATATCTGGAAAAGGAGCATCTCTGTCAAATGACCTCTTGCGAATGACAGACAATGCATCAACAATCACACTGGTGCTAACAATGGAATCTGTGGGACGCCAGATATCTTCAGCGGGTTGCAGTCCAGTCTCCTCCTTCAGGGCTTTCACAAGGCAGGATTTTCTCCCGGGATTTTCTGTATTGACCCAAGCTCTCAAACCCAGACTCAAATTAACACAGGGTCCATGCTTGCTTGtggtcagagagagagagagaggtgacCAATACTGAGAGACGCAGATATGATGCTGTACATATTGCTACATTATAGGCTATATGATCACCGGCATGTCCAGgacccggggggcacttccataacagatatgcatcatgtgcctcgggatagacccctttttcaaaccggcttgtacccaatgacccccttttttgtgttatggtcctacctattacccaatgacccctttaaaaaaatttcatgtactcaatgacccccttttttctatttcctgctacccaatgaccccccttttaattccccaatttaggtggtatttgtgttctcctccagaaataatgagatttctcaaatttccaaggtggccaagttgttttttcgcagtttggcacttatttatgtgtacttaatgatactcttttggcaatcctgtacccaatgactcccattttacaatttgttaccccaatgaccatcctttttttaaagtttcataccgaatgaccccatttttttttaggttgtgtactgaatgaccccatatttttgtaattgtacatttgacctgaatgccccctacttttaacatggccgaggcacatccctgccatttcagatagggagtgcccccccggggtccaggatctgttcctgcgggtggggtgggggtgttaggctcagaggggctttcagggttatgcgggggggggggttaaatggCTAAATCCCCCCCTCGACACGCCACTGATGATGGCTAGCTGGGTCAAGGACTGGGTTGGGTTGGATAAGGTCAATGGCGTCGGGTCTCTGTTACTAGGCAGAGGGTACTCAGGATAGAAAAAGGTGTCTATTCTAAAGTAGGAGTGGGTCTTCAAGAACGTGAATCGTGAAGAGGATCTAGCTACTTGTTATCTATCCAGAAACATGGAAAGAATGTGAAACAGCACATCAGATCAGTgtattgattgcaaaatttaacgAAATATGATACCACACATGCCATATATGCGCAGCTCTACTTCATCTGATACCCCCCCAGTATCCCAACATGGTGGCACAGTCCAATCAAATGTATGGCATAATTTTAATCATTAATTTACTAATCTTTGTGCAAATAAAAGGTGATTTCGTCACATTATAGTGCACTATATTAAGTATTACGCTGCAAAATGGGTTTTcgggggcaaactttgaccccCATAACACCCCCTGTGCAGCTGATTTCAAAACGTGTCCACCCTAGGGATGTAGCGTATAGTCCATAGAATCCATCTATATAGGACACGTTTTATATCTTGCCAAgtcagtttgcatcaaaatatgggggTTTGCTCCCTGGGTAAATacacctaatcaaaatgaacggTCTCCTCATCAAAACGAATACTAGTAGTTATGGTATAAAAATAAATGAGTATGGACTCTTAtttaaaaacaagaaatgtctttaaaaaaagacaatgcctccaagataccagtgggtactaccttttgttattagttaaggagatacttataatgctagctttaaggtagcgctattggatatagatttttgtctgattgaaatatatgagtccattctctcctgattacaagactgaaaattttattttaatcggatatttgattaccaaaatatggcctgtcaaaatggcgcgaaaccaagaagttggcaacaactttcttttatttttgttatgcaatgttgttaggtaggccttattttctataGTACGAAATTATAGTtcatgttaattttgatatattgaaaaaaaaaaacacactcaCAGAACTTTCTCTTTACATTCGTAATAACAATTTATATCATATAGTTTGCAGAATGCACattacataataattatttatagaCGCACTGTAAATTTAAAATATCTTTTGTAAGAACTGAAACAATACACAAATATTATGATGTTGTAGTATAAACATACGGTACACATTCCTATAGTCTACTTCATAGCCCCTTTGGAAATTCATACTTTAATATCAACTTATCTCGCAATGATTGCAATTTCAGCCTGACGACCCGCCTGACGATAACCACTCCATCCGAAAACCGCGAAGcccgagaattttttttttgtctgggCAGAATGGTCGTTTGGatggggatgtgttgtgttttatggaatggcataagagtgaattgtttatcaaaaaggtaatgcaaagcagtctaacaTTCCCCAGCGATTTTCAAGTATTTCTAGAACACGGGCACATGAATTTTTATTCATAAgtttatgcataggcctatttcaaaacGTTTTGGTGAGATTTTTTAAAGTGGTGTCTTGGGTGCTTTTTGGGAGAGGAACGGTGACCGCGGGAGTAAGCATGTCAAGTTATTAAAGATACGAGTAATTCCTTCCTTCCTATAGCCTACGTGTTATATCTCGGTATCTCGGTATATTACGTTACGTTACACTCGATTACGTTATAGGTTACGGTGATTCGTTATAAGGTGAgtacctcattttttttttacatagacCTTCATAATTTTTGAATAATGTTTCGTCCCGgaggcacatcaaaaaattttggtgggtttgTTCCCCCGAAATTTTGacttgaggtggtgggtctttaggagctgacggcataccggtaaaagggggtcttttggagctgcgaacaagtaaaatggggacttttggagctgcgaacagtcaaaagcaagggtctttcttgactttttggttgaaaatcacctggaaaaaaaccaagaaatatgaggaatgagcaattttgcggtcttttagagctgaaatgatcaaaatcgagGGTCCTTtggagctgtattttggtcaagTATATAGGGTTTTTTTCGGAGCTACGaatccaaaaaagggggtctttccggggaacatacccatatggtcatttgtgttaagtaccCCCTCCCCTCCCGGGGTTTCGGTATATTCGAAAATACGCAGAGGGTACCATGTTTTTAAATGCGATGAAGTGATGTATAAACAAGACACTTATAGACTGGGAAGAGGCTAAGGTAGTTGGTAAAGAGGCAGATAGATACAAGCGgtggattaacatgattaaggaggCGATACAAATCAGAAAACAGGAGAccatcatgaacagggacgaggggcaatacattctcagtcacgtgtttgacgatcttcttggaaagAGAACTGGCAACTACGTTGCTAAGCAACCATCAGCATCAGTAGTACACAGAAGTtcgtcacaacaacaatagtgtagaaaaagatgtctggtagacatcgaaacgtccacagtgagtactgtttattggactagaaataagaaaattctactattatgtttcataacagtcctgatgaacatgttcagtaaggTTCGTgattgatgatcatgatgattgttaACAAAAACGCTATAATATTTTTATAGCTTCATGTGCCAAATAATAAGTTCCAAGCACTTCCCTGAAAATGCACAGACAATGAAGTAATATCTAAATAGGCCCCTGTAGCCtaatacaaaatattttccaaatccGTATTCACaatatattaacatgattaaaataatCCAAAAACGTTTCagggtctgaatgtaaacatacgGTAATCAACTGATTAAataaaatacactcatctatGAAAGACCGAGATGGGATGAAaggactagttcgcgtctgaaattctgacaactagacagaaaatgtcgTACTGCACATGTTGACATGCCCGGTAACCAATCACggtgcgcctttgccctgacgccAGACGCGAATTagtctctgtctttcattatcgCAAGTTGAAGTATAGCACTCAAAGTTACTGAAGTGTAAACCAGGATGCCAGGAAAAAGTAGACGAATAACGTTTTTTGCAAGATTGATATGAAGAAGGTTTGCTGCTTTAGACTAGAAACTATTTTGTCCGAATCCGTAATATCGGATTCTATAATCCAGAGTGAATCATCAGGGACTAGGGTCTTCAATGGCGATATCCGGAGAGAATCATCGGGGACCAAGGTCTTCAATGGCGATATCCGGAGAGAATCATCGGGGACCAAGGTCTTCAATGGCGATATCCGGAGAGAATCATCGGGGACCAAGGTCTTCAATGGCGATATCCGGAGAGAATCATCGGGGACCAAGGTTTTCAATGGTGACATCGAGAGAGAATCATCAGGGACTAAAGTCTTCAATGGAGATACCCTTTTCCGTGTGAGTGGAACAGTTGGTGTAGGTTGTTTTGATGTCTGAAAAATTCAAAGAAAGCTAATGAAtaaacatcaatcaatcaatcaatcaatcaatatatcaatcaatcacAAACTAATCAGCAATCAATCAATATCAAAACAATTAAACTTGATCAATTTATGatcaataagaaaaaaaatcatgaaaacaatcaatcaagcaataaaACATCAGtcgatcaaccaatcaatcaaccacCTTAGCCATTAAAGtattcaagtgtttattaagtgttgctctgctgtttttgcagtgagaGCATGCATCAATAGCCATCACACTTACCATCTTCGTGTCTTCTGCCTTCAAATCAGGTGCTAAATTTTCGACAGGCTTTTCTGGGTCAGTGTCCTTGCTGACGCTCTCGTTGATGATGGAGACGTCTTTTGGAGAAAGCTCTTCACGCAACGAGTCTCCGCTTTTTTCCTTAGGCGATACAGGTTGTGCCACAGGTTCCAAGGCTTGTACATGTTTGGGTTTCTCGTCCTATAAatgataaatgcattaaaatgagtacaaacaagtccggTATTGGTAcagcggttcttgagatagctctagatattttgaaaaattatctcaaaacttggactttttatgttgaagcctatggcaatCACACAAAGGATGCATCAATAGCCATCCATCACACTTACCATCTCCGTGTCTTCTGCCTTCGAATCAGGTGTTAACTTCTCGACAGGCTTTTCTGGTGTGGTGTCCTTGCTGACGTCGATACTGGAGACGTCTTTTGGAGAATGCTCTTCTGGCAACGAGTCTCTGCTTTTTTCCTTAGGCGATACAGGTTGTGCAACAGGCTCTACGGCTTGTACCTGTTTGGATTTCTCGCCCTGTTGGAATCATCatgataaatgcattaaaatgagtacaaacaagcctggaccagcggttcttgagatagctcttgatatgttgagaaaatatctcaaaactttgactttttatgttgaaatatataGCTAACACACAAAGCATGCATCAATAGCCATCACACTTACCATCTTCGTGTCTTCTGCCTTCGAATCAGGTGCTAAATTCTCGACAGGCTTTTCTGGGACAGTGTCCTTGCTGACGCTCTCGTTGATGCTGGAGACGTCTTTTGGAGAAAGCTCTTCATGCAACGAGTCTCCGCTTTTTTTCTTTGGTACAGGCTCCACGGCTTGTACATGTGTGGATTTCTCGTCCTGTTGGAATCAGCAtgataatgcattaaaatgagtacaaacaagcctagtatgggTTCAGCGGATCTGgagacagctcttgatatttgagaaaatatctcaaaacttggactttttatgttgaagcctatggccagcaaaCATAGCATGCATCTATTATAATAGTCATCACACTTACCATCTGCGTGTTTTCTGCCTTCGAATCAGGTGCTAAATTCTCGACAGGCTTTTCTGGGACAGTGTCCTTGCTGACGCTCTCGTTGATGCTGGAGACGTCTTTTGGAGAGAGCTCTTCATGCAACGAGTCTCTGCTTTTTTTCTTTGGTAGTACAGGTTGTGCCACAGACTCCACGGCGTGTACCGGTACctgtttggaatcagcatgataaatgcattaaaatgagtacaaacaagcctgttattggttcagcggttcttgagatagctcttaatattttgaaaaattatctcaaaacttggactttttatgttgaagcctatggcaatCACACAAAGGATGCATCTATAGCCATCACACTTACCACCTCCGTGTCTTCTGCCCTCGAATCAGGTGCTAAATTCTCGACCGGCTTTTCTGGGATGGTGTCCTTGCTGACGCTCTCGTTGATGCTGGAAATGTCTTTTGGAGAAAGCTCTTCTGGCAACGAGTCTCTGCTTTTTCCTTAGGCGATACAGATTTTGCCACAGCCTCCACGGCTTGTACCTGTTTGGAATCAGTATATAAATGGATTAAAATCAGGGGCGTCAGACGGTCTtgaaaagtggggcggccatttTGCGGGGGTCTTGGGGCCGGCAAGCAGGGGTCCAGGGGCAGTGCTGTCGCATTTCTTCATTTGCAAAGTGGATTaagcggttcttgagatatagctcttgatattttgagaaaatatctcaaacacTGAGCACAGAGCATGCATCTATATAGCCATCACACCTACCATTTCTGTGTCTTCTGCTTTCGAATTATGTGCTAAATTCTCGACAGACTTTTCTGGGACGGTGCCCTTGCTGACGCTCTCGTTGATGCTGGAGACGTCTTTTGGAGAAAGCTCTTCAGGAAACGAGTCTCCGCCTTTTTTCTTAGGCGATACAGGTTGTGCCACAGGCTCCACGGCTTGTACATGTTTGGATTTCTCGTCCTGTTGGAATCACCAtgataatgcattaaaatgagaacaaacaagcctagtattggttcagcggttcttgagatagctctagatattttgagaaattatctcaaaacttggactttttatgttgaagcctatggccagcaaaCAGAGCATGCATCTATTATAATAGTCATCACACTTACCACCTCCGTGTCTTCTGCCTTCGAATCATGTGCTAAATTCTGGACATGCTTTTCTGGGACGGTGTCCTTGCTCTCGTTGATGTTGGAGACGTCTTTTAGAGAAAACTCTTCATGCAACGAGTCTCTGTTCTTTTCTTTGGTGATACAGGTTTTATCACAGGTTTCAC includes the following:
- the LOC140168159 gene encoding uncharacterized protein isoform X2, with product MDEKSTHVQAVEPVPKKKSGDSLHEELSPKDVSSINESVSKDTVPEKPVENLAPDSKAEDTKMDEKPKHVQALEPVAQPVSPKEKSGDSLREELSPKDVSIINESVSKDTDPEKPVENLAPDLKAEDTKMTSKQPTPTVPLTRKRVSPLKTLVPDDSLSMSPLKTLVPDDSLRISPLKTLVPDDSLRISPLKTLVPDDSLRISPLKTLVPDDSLRISPLKTLVPDDSLWIIESDITDSDKIVSSLKQQTFFISILQKTLFVYFFLASWFTLQ
- the LOC140168159 gene encoding uncharacterized protein isoform X1, which translates into the protein MDEKSTHVQAVEPVPKKKSGDSLHEELSPKDVSSINESVSKDTVPEKPVENLAPDSKAEDTKMGEKSKQVQAVEPVAQPVSPKEKSRDSLPEEHSPKDVSSIDVSKDTTPEKPVEKLTPDSKAEDTEMDEKPKHVQALEPVAQPVSPKEKSGDSLREELSPKDVSIINESVSKDTDPEKPVENLAPDLKAEDTKMTSKQPTPTVPLTRKRVSPLKTLVPDDSLSMSPLKTLVPDDSLRISPLKTLVPDDSLRISPLKTLVPDDSLRISPLKTLVPDDSLRISPLKTLVPDDSLWIIESDITDSDKIVSSLKQQTFFISILQKTLFVYFFLASWFTLQ